In Lotus japonicus ecotype B-129 chromosome 5, LjGifu_v1.2, one genomic interval encodes:
- the LOC130721324 gene encoding late embryogenesis abundant protein D-34-like isoform X1, protein MSQEQPQRPQHEEAVKYGDVFNVEGDLKSKPVAPVDAALMQKAENAMLGKTQKGGAAAAMQSAAAKNEREGVVGHNDMSKIATEGGVSLTETDVSGRQVITESVGGQVLHNLEDSVTKKNLEDKGRKFCKLAEVVEQFNQKASLNTVTPPSLVQEMGAAGAGGTGGITIGEALEATVLTAGKKPVEWSDAAAIQAAEVRATGRTNIVPGGVAAAAQSAATLNARATKDEEKTKLADILTDATSKLPADRVATRRDAEGVTGAEMRNDPNLTTHPGGVSASVAAAARLNQQANHN, encoded by the exons ATGAGTCAGGAGCAGCCTCAGAGGCCGCAGCACGAGGAAGCTGTCAAGTATGGAGACGTCTTCAACGTCGAGGGAGATCTGAAGAGCAAGCCGGTGGCACCGGTTGACGCTGCCTTGATGCAGAAGGCGGAGAATGCGATGCTCGGGAAGACACAGAAGGGTGGCGCTGCCGCTGCCATGCAATCGGCGGCGGCGAAGAATGAGAGGGAGGGAGTGGTGGGGCATAATGATATGAGTAAAATTGCCACCGAGGGTGGTGTCAGTTTAACCGAGACTGATGTTTCCGGGAGGCAGGTCATCACGGAGTCCGTCGGTGGACAG GTTCTTCACAACCTAGAAGAcagtgtaacaaaaaaaaatctagaaGACAAGGGAAGGAAATTTTGTAAATTAGCTGAG GTGGTGGAACAATTTAACCAAAAGGCATCACTGAATACAGTGACACCTCCATCTCTTGTTCAAGAGATGGGCGCCGCCGGAGCTGGTGGAACCGGAGGCATCACCATAGGTGAAGCGCTCGAAGCCACTGTTTTGACAGCCGGAAAAAAGCCTGTGGAGTGGAGTGACGCGGCTGCAATTCAAGCAGCCGAAGTGAGAGCCACAGGCCGAACCAACATTGTCCCCGGAGGTGTTGCCGCGGCGGCGCAGTCAGCAGCTACACTCAATGCTCGAGCAACTAAAGATGAGGAGAAAACCAAACTTGCTGATATTCTGACG GATGCGACTTCGAAGTTACCAGCAGACAGAGTAGCAACGAGGAGAGATGCTGAAGGGGTGACGGGTGCAGAAATGAGAAATGATCCGAACCTCACTACTCATCCTGGCGGTGTCTCTGCATCTGTGGCAGCAGCAGCTAGGCTTAACCAGCAAGCCAATCATAACTAA
- the LOC130721324 gene encoding late embryogenesis abundant protein D-34-like isoform X2: MSQEQPQRPQHEEAVKYGDVFNVEGDLKSKPVAPVDAALMQKAENAMLGKTQKGGAAAAMQSAAAKNEREGVVGHNDMSKIATEGGVSLTETDVSGRQVITESVGGQVVEQFNQKASLNTVTPPSLVQEMGAAGAGGTGGITIGEALEATVLTAGKKPVEWSDAAAIQAAEVRATGRTNIVPGGVAAAAQSAATLNARATKDEEKTKLADILTDATSKLPADRVATRRDAEGVTGAEMRNDPNLTTHPGGVSASVAAAARLNQQANHN, encoded by the exons ATGAGTCAGGAGCAGCCTCAGAGGCCGCAGCACGAGGAAGCTGTCAAGTATGGAGACGTCTTCAACGTCGAGGGAGATCTGAAGAGCAAGCCGGTGGCACCGGTTGACGCTGCCTTGATGCAGAAGGCGGAGAATGCGATGCTCGGGAAGACACAGAAGGGTGGCGCTGCCGCTGCCATGCAATCGGCGGCGGCGAAGAATGAGAGGGAGGGAGTGGTGGGGCATAATGATATGAGTAAAATTGCCACCGAGGGTGGTGTCAGTTTAACCGAGACTGATGTTTCCGGGAGGCAGGTCATCACGGAGTCCGTCGGTGGACAG GTGGTGGAACAATTTAACCAAAAGGCATCACTGAATACAGTGACACCTCCATCTCTTGTTCAAGAGATGGGCGCCGCCGGAGCTGGTGGAACCGGAGGCATCACCATAGGTGAAGCGCTCGAAGCCACTGTTTTGACAGCCGGAAAAAAGCCTGTGGAGTGGAGTGACGCGGCTGCAATTCAAGCAGCCGAAGTGAGAGCCACAGGCCGAACCAACATTGTCCCCGGAGGTGTTGCCGCGGCGGCGCAGTCAGCAGCTACACTCAATGCTCGAGCAACTAAAGATGAGGAGAAAACCAAACTTGCTGATATTCTGACG GATGCGACTTCGAAGTTACCAGCAGACAGAGTAGCAACGAGGAGAGATGCTGAAGGGGTGACGGGTGCAGAAATGAGAAATGATCCGAACCTCACTACTCATCCTGGCGGTGTCTCTGCATCTGTGGCAGCAGCAGCTAGGCTTAACCAGCAAGCCAATCATAACTAA